In Dermochelys coriacea isolate rDerCor1 chromosome 16, rDerCor1.pri.v4, whole genome shotgun sequence, one genomic interval encodes:
- the SH2D3C gene encoding SH2 domain-containing protein 3C isoform X1, with the protein MAESPKRGAFKKFKFFKFKGFGSLSNIPRALTLRRVSAPTSPTESLPVGTLEDALESVQDDLNTMLKSPSPYARSCDMYSHMGTMPRTTPRGVGKRTKSSQSSHDRGTIGGRAPGTSPPAIPESVAPADPAPAADASSGTLPSTNGPSLGESITTEPRVGSDASGNHPLPGQAPRGMGERHTASPPQEPFQAPRAGCTKVERLQEPVPWDGQEEAKEELLPASWESQRGSPADGPESCSEYVKFSKEKYILDSSPEKLHKELEEELKLSSTDLRSHVWYHGRIPREVSESLVQRNGNFLIRDSLTSLGDYVLTCRWRNEPLHFKINKVMVKSSNGRTHIQYLFEQESFDNVPALVRFYVGNRKAVSEQSGAIIYCPINRTFPLRYLEASYGLANGKHSGPHSPTSQKGGHIKRRSITMTDGLTADKITRGEGCPTSVSLPHHRDVIRNCAVSMDQIQDLHSPMSPISEIPLSPAYSTVTRLKPQGGQAGGIPPVSPVIRRSSEPQLCPGNKPLTDLADSTHSTPCYGYSRASPSPSVNSYSDPDTGHYCQLHPTSPVGQERPTTDTKLLPTKSYVERLKVEGAQRVTAENGSSEAGQRMKGELDIVSFVSPTVEMGSSFNPVAFQSLLIPLENKPLEMAVLKKVKELLAEVDAKALARHITKVDCLVARILGVTKEMQRLMGVSSGMELLTLPHGHQLRLDLLERFHTMSVMIAVDILGCTGSTEERAALLHKTIQLAAELKSTLGNMFSFAAVMNALEMTQISRLEQTWTALRQRHTEGAILYEKKLKPFLKSLNEGKEGPPLTNTTFPHIMPLITLLERDAALLDSPEPWENTDNGVEVVMAHLEAARMVAHHGGLYHTNAEVKLQGFQGKAELLEVFSTEFQMRLLWGSRGAESSQRERYEKFDKVLTALSHKLEPSVRFSEL; encoded by the exons agtTCTTTAAGTTCAAAGGCTTTGGGAGCCTGAGCAACATCCCTCGAGCCTTAACCCTCCGGCGAGTGTCCGCCCCCACCAGCCCCACAGAGAGCCTGCCAGTGGGGACCCTGGAGGATGCCCTGGAGAGTGTTCAGGATGACTTGAACACCATGCTCAAGAGCCCATCCCCCTACGCCAGGTCCTGCGACATGTACAGCCACATGGGGACGATGCCCAGGACCACCCCCAGAGGAGTGGGGAAACGGACTAAGAGCTCCCAAAGCTCCCATGACAGAGGGACCATAGGTGGCAGAGCCCCTGGCACGTCCCCACCGGCCATCCCAGAGTCAGTGGCTCCCGctgaccctgccccagcagcagatgCTTCCTCAGGGACTTTGCCGTCGACTAACGGCCCCAGCCTGGGTGAGTCAATCACAACAGAGCCCAGGGTGGGATCTGACGCCTCGGGGAACCACCCTCTGCCTGGGCAGGCACCTAGGGGCATGGGAGAGAGACACACTGCCAGCCCGCCCCAGGAGCCTTTCCAAGCTCCGAGAGCTGGTTGTACCAAAGTGGAGCGGTTGCAAGAGCCTGTCCCATGGGATGGACAAGAGGAAGCAAAGGAGGAGCTGCTGCCTGCCTCCTGGGAgagccagcgagggag TCCCGCCGATGGCCCGGAATCCTGCAGTGAATATGTCAAG TTCTCCAAGGAGAAGTACATCCTTGACTCTTCGCCGGAGAAGCTTCataaggagctggaggaggagctgaaaTTAAGCAGCACGGACCTGCGCAGCCATGTGTGGTACCACGGGCGCATCCCCCGAGAG GTGTCGGAGAGCCTGGTCCAGAGGAATGGGAACTTCCTGATCCGTGACTCGCTCACCAGCCTGGGGGACTATGTGCTGACGTGCCGCTGGAGGAACGAGCCACTGCACTTCAAGATCAACAAGGTGATGGTGAAGTCCAGCAACGGCCGCACACACATCCAGTACCTGTTCGAGCAGGAGAGCTTCGACAACGTGCCCGCCCTGGTGCGCTTCTATGTGGGGAACCGCAAAGCCGTCTCCGAGCAGAGTGGCGCCATCATCTACTGCCCCATCAACCGCACCTTTCCGCTGCGCTACCTGGAAGCCAGCTACGGACTAGCCAATGGGAAGCATAGCGGACCCCACAGCCCTACCAGCCAGAAAGGGGGGCACATCAAGAGGCGGAGCATCACCATGACAGACGGATTAACGGCTGACAAGATCACGAGGGGCGAGGGGTGCCCAACCAG CGTATCCTTACCGCATCACCGAGACGTCATCCGGAATTGCGCAGTCAGCATGGACCAAATCCAAGATCTCCATTCCCCTATGTCTCCCATCTCCGAGATCCCACTGTCTCCGGCCTACAGCACTG TGACACGGCTAAAGCCCCAAGGGGGTCAAGCTGGTGGCATACCCCCAGTCTCTCCTGTCATAAGAAGATCCAGCGAGCCACAGCTGTGTCCAGGAAACAAACCCCTGACAGACCTGGCTGACAGCACCCACTCCACTCCCTGCTATGGGTactccagggcctctccttccccctccgtTAACAGCTATAGCGACCCGGACACAGGGCATTACTGCcagctccaccccacctcccctgtcGGCCAGGAGAGGCCAACTACTGACACCAAGCTGCTCCCCACTAAGAGCTATGTGGAGAGGTTGAAGGTGGAGGGGGCTCAGAGGGTGACTGCAGAGAACGGCTCcagtgaggcagggcagaggaTGAAAGGGGAGCTGGACATTGTGAGCTTTGTCTCACCCACTGTGGAGATGGGCTCGTCTTTCAACCCTGTGGCATTCCAGTCCCTGCTGATCCCTCTGGAAAACAAGCCTCTGGAAATGGCCGTGCTTAAGAAGGTGAAGGAGCTCCTGGCAGAGGTGGATGCCAAGGCTCTTGCCAGACACATCACCAAAGTGGACTGCCTG GTTGCTAGGATACTGGGTGTTACCAAGGAGATGCAGAGGCTCATGGGAGTGAGCTCGGGCATGGAGCTGCTCACCCTGCCCCACGGCCATCAACTTCGGCTTGACCTCCTGGAACG GTTCCACACCATGTCCGTAATGATTGCGGTGGATATCCTGGGCTGCACAGGCAGCACGGAAGAGAGGGCAGCCCTGCTGCACAAGACCATCCAGCTGGCTGCCGAGCTGAAAAGCACCCTGGGGAACATGTTCAGTTTTGCCGCTGTGATGAATGCGCTGGAAATGACCCAG ATCTCGCGGCTAGAGCAGACCTGGACGGCGCTGCGCCAGCGACACACCGAGGGGGCCATCCTGTATGAGAAGAAGCTAAAGCCCTTCCTGAAGAGCCTGAATGAAGGAAAAG AAGGCCCTCCACTGACCAACACCACCTTCCCTCATATCATGCCCCTTATTACACTCCTGGAGCGGGATGCTGCACTCCTAGACAGCCCTGAACCCTGGGAAAACACAGACAATGGCGTGGAGGTTGTCATGGCCCATCTGGAAGCAGCACGGATGGTGGCGCATCACGGGGGACTGTACCATACCAACGCAGAGGTGAAGCTTCAGG
- the SH2D3C gene encoding SH2 domain-containing protein 3C isoform X3: MTERCSLWSALSAAACCFYRGSFMQVQFSKEKYILDSSPEKLHKELEEELKLSSTDLRSHVWYHGRIPREVSESLVQRNGNFLIRDSLTSLGDYVLTCRWRNEPLHFKINKVMVKSSNGRTHIQYLFEQESFDNVPALVRFYVGNRKAVSEQSGAIIYCPINRTFPLRYLEASYGLANGKHSGPHSPTSQKGGHIKRRSITMTDGLTADKITRGEGCPTSVSLPHHRDVIRNCAVSMDQIQDLHSPMSPISEIPLSPAYSTVTRLKPQGGQAGGIPPVSPVIRRSSEPQLCPGNKPLTDLADSTHSTPCYGYSRASPSPSVNSYSDPDTGHYCQLHPTSPVGQERPTTDTKLLPTKSYVERLKVEGAQRVTAENGSSEAGQRMKGELDIVSFVSPTVEMGSSFNPVAFQSLLIPLENKPLEMAVLKKVKELLAEVDAKALARHITKVDCLVARILGVTKEMQRLMGVSSGMELLTLPHGHQLRLDLLERFHTMSVMIAVDILGCTGSTEERAALLHKTIQLAAELKSTLGNMFSFAAVMNALEMTQISRLEQTWTALRQRHTEGAILYEKKLKPFLKSLNEGKEGPPLTNTTFPHIMPLITLLERDAALLDSPEPWENTDNGVEVVMAHLEAARMVAHHGGLYHTNAEVKLQGFQGKAELLEVFSTEFQMRLLWGSRGAESSQRERYEKFDKVLTALSHKLEPSVRFSEL, translated from the exons ATGACCGAGCGCTGCAGCCTCTGGAGCGCCCTGTCGGCGGCCGCCTGCTGCTTCTACCGGGGATCCTTCATGCAAGTGCAG TTCTCCAAGGAGAAGTACATCCTTGACTCTTCGCCGGAGAAGCTTCataaggagctggaggaggagctgaaaTTAAGCAGCACGGACCTGCGCAGCCATGTGTGGTACCACGGGCGCATCCCCCGAGAG GTGTCGGAGAGCCTGGTCCAGAGGAATGGGAACTTCCTGATCCGTGACTCGCTCACCAGCCTGGGGGACTATGTGCTGACGTGCCGCTGGAGGAACGAGCCACTGCACTTCAAGATCAACAAGGTGATGGTGAAGTCCAGCAACGGCCGCACACACATCCAGTACCTGTTCGAGCAGGAGAGCTTCGACAACGTGCCCGCCCTGGTGCGCTTCTATGTGGGGAACCGCAAAGCCGTCTCCGAGCAGAGTGGCGCCATCATCTACTGCCCCATCAACCGCACCTTTCCGCTGCGCTACCTGGAAGCCAGCTACGGACTAGCCAATGGGAAGCATAGCGGACCCCACAGCCCTACCAGCCAGAAAGGGGGGCACATCAAGAGGCGGAGCATCACCATGACAGACGGATTAACGGCTGACAAGATCACGAGGGGCGAGGGGTGCCCAACCAG CGTATCCTTACCGCATCACCGAGACGTCATCCGGAATTGCGCAGTCAGCATGGACCAAATCCAAGATCTCCATTCCCCTATGTCTCCCATCTCCGAGATCCCACTGTCTCCGGCCTACAGCACTG TGACACGGCTAAAGCCCCAAGGGGGTCAAGCTGGTGGCATACCCCCAGTCTCTCCTGTCATAAGAAGATCCAGCGAGCCACAGCTGTGTCCAGGAAACAAACCCCTGACAGACCTGGCTGACAGCACCCACTCCACTCCCTGCTATGGGTactccagggcctctccttccccctccgtTAACAGCTATAGCGACCCGGACACAGGGCATTACTGCcagctccaccccacctcccctgtcGGCCAGGAGAGGCCAACTACTGACACCAAGCTGCTCCCCACTAAGAGCTATGTGGAGAGGTTGAAGGTGGAGGGGGCTCAGAGGGTGACTGCAGAGAACGGCTCcagtgaggcagggcagaggaTGAAAGGGGAGCTGGACATTGTGAGCTTTGTCTCACCCACTGTGGAGATGGGCTCGTCTTTCAACCCTGTGGCATTCCAGTCCCTGCTGATCCCTCTGGAAAACAAGCCTCTGGAAATGGCCGTGCTTAAGAAGGTGAAGGAGCTCCTGGCAGAGGTGGATGCCAAGGCTCTTGCCAGACACATCACCAAAGTGGACTGCCTG GTTGCTAGGATACTGGGTGTTACCAAGGAGATGCAGAGGCTCATGGGAGTGAGCTCGGGCATGGAGCTGCTCACCCTGCCCCACGGCCATCAACTTCGGCTTGACCTCCTGGAACG GTTCCACACCATGTCCGTAATGATTGCGGTGGATATCCTGGGCTGCACAGGCAGCACGGAAGAGAGGGCAGCCCTGCTGCACAAGACCATCCAGCTGGCTGCCGAGCTGAAAAGCACCCTGGGGAACATGTTCAGTTTTGCCGCTGTGATGAATGCGCTGGAAATGACCCAG ATCTCGCGGCTAGAGCAGACCTGGACGGCGCTGCGCCAGCGACACACCGAGGGGGCCATCCTGTATGAGAAGAAGCTAAAGCCCTTCCTGAAGAGCCTGAATGAAGGAAAAG AAGGCCCTCCACTGACCAACACCACCTTCCCTCATATCATGCCCCTTATTACACTCCTGGAGCGGGATGCTGCACTCCTAGACAGCCCTGAACCCTGGGAAAACACAGACAATGGCGTGGAGGTTGTCATGGCCCATCTGGAAGCAGCACGGATGGTGGCGCATCACGGGGGACTGTACCATACCAACGCAGAGGTGAAGCTTCAGG
- the SH2D3C gene encoding SH2 domain-containing protein 3C isoform X2, translated as MTEVGRRPNGLGHGSPADGPESCSEYVKFSKEKYILDSSPEKLHKELEEELKLSSTDLRSHVWYHGRIPREVSESLVQRNGNFLIRDSLTSLGDYVLTCRWRNEPLHFKINKVMVKSSNGRTHIQYLFEQESFDNVPALVRFYVGNRKAVSEQSGAIIYCPINRTFPLRYLEASYGLANGKHSGPHSPTSQKGGHIKRRSITMTDGLTADKITRGEGCPTSVSLPHHRDVIRNCAVSMDQIQDLHSPMSPISEIPLSPAYSTVTRLKPQGGQAGGIPPVSPVIRRSSEPQLCPGNKPLTDLADSTHSTPCYGYSRASPSPSVNSYSDPDTGHYCQLHPTSPVGQERPTTDTKLLPTKSYVERLKVEGAQRVTAENGSSEAGQRMKGELDIVSFVSPTVEMGSSFNPVAFQSLLIPLENKPLEMAVLKKVKELLAEVDAKALARHITKVDCLVARILGVTKEMQRLMGVSSGMELLTLPHGHQLRLDLLERFHTMSVMIAVDILGCTGSTEERAALLHKTIQLAAELKSTLGNMFSFAAVMNALEMTQISRLEQTWTALRQRHTEGAILYEKKLKPFLKSLNEGKEGPPLTNTTFPHIMPLITLLERDAALLDSPEPWENTDNGVEVVMAHLEAARMVAHHGGLYHTNAEVKLQGFQGKAELLEVFSTEFQMRLLWGSRGAESSQRERYEKFDKVLTALSHKLEPSVRFSEL; from the exons ATGACCGAGGTGGGCAGGAGGCCCAACGGGCTGGGCCATGGCAG TCCCGCCGATGGCCCGGAATCCTGCAGTGAATATGTCAAG TTCTCCAAGGAGAAGTACATCCTTGACTCTTCGCCGGAGAAGCTTCataaggagctggaggaggagctgaaaTTAAGCAGCACGGACCTGCGCAGCCATGTGTGGTACCACGGGCGCATCCCCCGAGAG GTGTCGGAGAGCCTGGTCCAGAGGAATGGGAACTTCCTGATCCGTGACTCGCTCACCAGCCTGGGGGACTATGTGCTGACGTGCCGCTGGAGGAACGAGCCACTGCACTTCAAGATCAACAAGGTGATGGTGAAGTCCAGCAACGGCCGCACACACATCCAGTACCTGTTCGAGCAGGAGAGCTTCGACAACGTGCCCGCCCTGGTGCGCTTCTATGTGGGGAACCGCAAAGCCGTCTCCGAGCAGAGTGGCGCCATCATCTACTGCCCCATCAACCGCACCTTTCCGCTGCGCTACCTGGAAGCCAGCTACGGACTAGCCAATGGGAAGCATAGCGGACCCCACAGCCCTACCAGCCAGAAAGGGGGGCACATCAAGAGGCGGAGCATCACCATGACAGACGGATTAACGGCTGACAAGATCACGAGGGGCGAGGGGTGCCCAACCAG CGTATCCTTACCGCATCACCGAGACGTCATCCGGAATTGCGCAGTCAGCATGGACCAAATCCAAGATCTCCATTCCCCTATGTCTCCCATCTCCGAGATCCCACTGTCTCCGGCCTACAGCACTG TGACACGGCTAAAGCCCCAAGGGGGTCAAGCTGGTGGCATACCCCCAGTCTCTCCTGTCATAAGAAGATCCAGCGAGCCACAGCTGTGTCCAGGAAACAAACCCCTGACAGACCTGGCTGACAGCACCCACTCCACTCCCTGCTATGGGTactccagggcctctccttccccctccgtTAACAGCTATAGCGACCCGGACACAGGGCATTACTGCcagctccaccccacctcccctgtcGGCCAGGAGAGGCCAACTACTGACACCAAGCTGCTCCCCACTAAGAGCTATGTGGAGAGGTTGAAGGTGGAGGGGGCTCAGAGGGTGACTGCAGAGAACGGCTCcagtgaggcagggcagaggaTGAAAGGGGAGCTGGACATTGTGAGCTTTGTCTCACCCACTGTGGAGATGGGCTCGTCTTTCAACCCTGTGGCATTCCAGTCCCTGCTGATCCCTCTGGAAAACAAGCCTCTGGAAATGGCCGTGCTTAAGAAGGTGAAGGAGCTCCTGGCAGAGGTGGATGCCAAGGCTCTTGCCAGACACATCACCAAAGTGGACTGCCTG GTTGCTAGGATACTGGGTGTTACCAAGGAGATGCAGAGGCTCATGGGAGTGAGCTCGGGCATGGAGCTGCTCACCCTGCCCCACGGCCATCAACTTCGGCTTGACCTCCTGGAACG GTTCCACACCATGTCCGTAATGATTGCGGTGGATATCCTGGGCTGCACAGGCAGCACGGAAGAGAGGGCAGCCCTGCTGCACAAGACCATCCAGCTGGCTGCCGAGCTGAAAAGCACCCTGGGGAACATGTTCAGTTTTGCCGCTGTGATGAATGCGCTGGAAATGACCCAG ATCTCGCGGCTAGAGCAGACCTGGACGGCGCTGCGCCAGCGACACACCGAGGGGGCCATCCTGTATGAGAAGAAGCTAAAGCCCTTCCTGAAGAGCCTGAATGAAGGAAAAG AAGGCCCTCCACTGACCAACACCACCTTCCCTCATATCATGCCCCTTATTACACTCCTGGAGCGGGATGCTGCACTCCTAGACAGCCCTGAACCCTGGGAAAACACAGACAATGGCGTGGAGGTTGTCATGGCCCATCTGGAAGCAGCACGGATGGTGGCGCATCACGGGGGACTGTACCATACCAACGCAGAGGTGAAGCTTCAGG